A part of Rhodohalobacter barkolensis genomic DNA contains:
- a CDS encoding ankyrin repeat domain-containing protein, producing the protein MELSPLLKAAKDGNLNEVQNLHEKGEDLNQTHKNGNTALIYAAENGHLDVIKYLIEEGADPAVQTKMGGTALNRAAESGSTYIIKYLLDNGTPIGDLALIVAAREGNTDAVKLLVDAGADVNAQQRWGHTAIMLAAREGHSEVVKLLIEKGANVRLKDKNGDTALNIALDNDNADIAMQLKRAGAKAQIKKKVAPVIEDDEDDDTDVDSVDELMSGDDEDIPDEMDLDD; encoded by the coding sequence ATGGAGCTTTCGCCACTACTAAAAGCCGCAAAAGATGGAAATTTAAACGAGGTTCAAAATCTCCATGAGAAAGGAGAGGATCTTAATCAAACTCACAAGAATGGCAATACAGCACTGATCTACGCTGCAGAAAATGGCCATTTGGATGTGATTAAATATTTGATTGAAGAGGGAGCTGATCCGGCTGTGCAGACTAAAATGGGCGGTACTGCACTGAACCGTGCTGCCGAAAGTGGAAGTACATATATCATAAAGTATCTGTTGGATAATGGTACTCCAATCGGTGATCTTGCTCTGATAGTTGCTGCTCGCGAAGGAAATACAGACGCGGTTAAGTTACTGGTGGATGCAGGTGCGGACGTAAATGCACAGCAGCGGTGGGGACATACCGCAATAATGCTGGCTGCAAGAGAAGGTCATTCTGAAGTAGTGAAACTTTTGATTGAAAAAGGAGCCAATGTCCGACTGAAAGATAAAAATGGCGATACGGCTTTGAACATTGCCCTGGATAATGACAACGCCGATATAGCAATGCAGTTAAAACGGGCCGGAGCAAAAGCTCAAATTAAAAAGAAGGTTGCCCCGGTTATTGAAGACGATGAAGATGACGACACGGATGTTGACAGCGTTGATGAGCTGATGTCGGGCGATGATGAAGATATTCCTGATGAAATGGATTTGGATGATTAA
- a CDS encoding AMP-binding protein produces MKKSASRNRLDQMYTEAFQQNWESLLFTDYGGQTSTYGEVANQIEALKVTLKKAGLKPGDKIAIYARNSSNWATVFFSIMAFEGVVVPILPDFTPENAHHILEHSGAKALFVADSLYANLNKSELKGLKLTISTDDFRILNGKSKSSDKSAIDPSLKVEKENFSFPERGDEDLLILSYTSGSMGFSKGVMLPVRSIESNIIYARENMPLKAGDRIVSILPMAHIFGLAFENLFPVSLGCHIMFLTKVPTPQILLKALGEVKPHLILLVPLIIEKIYKKRIVPSLEKPAVKVLLAIPGIRNLIYKKTRKSLIESFGGNFHEAVVGGAALSPEVEAFFRKIEFPFTIGYGMTECGPLISYAPHDETKKGSSGRLVDRMEVRIDSEAPYKDPGEIQVKGRNLMLGYYNNKKANEQAFTKDGWFKTGDLGITDEENFIFIKGRKKNMLLGPSGQNVYPEELESRLMNFPFIQECVIIQRNNRLVAKVYPDAEMMASTRTKEEDLEDILEKTRRSYNEAVASYEQLSAIELVDQEFEKTPKKNIKRFLYT; encoded by the coding sequence ATGAAAAAATCAGCTTCCCGGAACAGGTTAGATCAAATGTATACTGAGGCATTTCAGCAAAACTGGGAGAGTCTTCTTTTTACGGATTATGGTGGTCAAACATCAACATATGGTGAAGTGGCCAATCAGATTGAGGCGCTAAAAGTCACCCTGAAGAAGGCGGGATTAAAGCCCGGGGATAAGATTGCGATCTATGCTCGGAACTCATCAAACTGGGCCACAGTATTTTTCTCTATTATGGCATTTGAAGGTGTGGTGGTTCCGATTCTTCCTGATTTCACGCCCGAAAATGCTCACCACATATTAGAGCATTCCGGCGCTAAAGCACTGTTCGTGGCAGACTCTCTCTATGCAAACCTGAACAAATCAGAACTGAAAGGATTAAAACTCACGATTTCCACGGATGATTTCAGAATTCTGAATGGCAAATCGAAATCCTCGGACAAATCGGCTATAGATCCATCACTGAAGGTAGAAAAAGAGAATTTTTCATTTCCCGAACGGGGTGACGAAGATCTGTTGATTCTTTCCTATACATCGGGATCGATGGGGTTTTCCAAGGGCGTGATGCTTCCGGTGCGAAGCATTGAATCAAATATTATCTATGCGCGGGAGAATATGCCGCTTAAAGCCGGCGACCGGATTGTCTCCATCTTACCCATGGCACATATATTTGGGCTGGCTTTTGAGAATCTGTTTCCGGTTTCGCTGGGGTGCCACATTATGTTTCTGACCAAAGTACCCACTCCACAGATACTGCTGAAAGCACTTGGAGAAGTAAAACCTCATCTCATTTTGCTGGTTCCGCTGATCATAGAGAAGATCTATAAAAAGCGAATTGTGCCGTCACTTGAAAAACCGGCGGTCAAAGTACTGTTAGCCATACCGGGAATCAGAAACCTGATCTATAAAAAAACGCGGAAAAGCCTGATCGAAAGCTTTGGAGGAAATTTTCATGAAGCGGTAGTTGGCGGAGCAGCGTTAAGCCCTGAAGTGGAAGCCTTTTTCAGAAAAATCGAATTCCCTTTTACGATTGGCTACGGGATGACCGAATGCGGGCCGCTGATCAGTTATGCACCACACGATGAGACAAAGAAAGGATCATCAGGCAGGTTGGTCGACCGGATGGAAGTAAGAATAGACAGCGAAGCTCCATATAAGGATCCCGGTGAAATTCAGGTAAAGGGCCGGAATTTAATGCTGGGTTACTACAACAATAAAAAAGCCAATGAGCAGGCGTTTACAAAAGACGGCTGGTTTAAGACCGGAGACCTGGGGATCACGGATGAAGAGAATTTTATCTTCATCAAAGGACGCAAAAAAAATATGCTGTTGGGACCGAGCGGCCAGAATGTATATCCTGAGGAGCTGGAGTCGCGGCTTATGAATTTTCCGTTTATTCAGGAGTGTGTGATTATTCAGCGCAATAACCGGTTGGTGGCTAAGGTGTACCCAGATGCCGAAATGATGGCGTCGACCCGCACTAAAGAGGAAGATCTTGAGGATATCCTGGAGAAAACGCGTCGCTCCTATAATGAAGCTGTAGCCTCATACGAGCAGCTGTCGGCAATTGAACTTGTGGACCAAGAGTTCGAAAAAACGCCAAAGAAAAATATCAAACGCTTTTTGTACACCTGA
- a CDS encoding glycoside hydrolase family 2 TIM barrel-domain containing protein, with translation MDRKEWLLKTSLFTTGSLVMVSNPLSPFVGWAKRANGPIPVEIKEENGSFQIYRGGEPYYINGAGGGGHLELLASIGGNSIRRWSTGPDTMNLLDKAHSLGISVCLGLNMGKERHGFNYDDKKAVSSQLTRMRDEVLKYKDHPAVLMWGIGNELDLNYTNPSVWHAVNDVSKMIHNEDPHHLTTTMIAGINQEKVDHIKEKCSDLDLLSVNTYGGLTALPENVRKYGWDEAYIVTEWGPTGHWESPRTEWDVAIEETSTVKAELYKDRYQASMGSDSEKCLGSYVFLWGQKQERTHTWYGMFMENGDPIEVVDSMQYNWTGTWPEKRAPGIDDYRLDGKTALDSIYLKPGQQVEAEVLPLIRFSENVRIEWEVFHESTDLKDGGDREEKPPKVHGRLSQGEGTTVRLIAPEKESPYRIFVYLKDEEINRVATANIPFYVRS, from the coding sequence ATGGATAGAAAAGAGTGGTTACTCAAAACCTCACTGTTTACAACAGGAAGTTTAGTAATGGTGAGTAATCCATTATCGCCTTTTGTGGGATGGGCAAAGCGAGCAAACGGCCCCATACCTGTAGAGATTAAAGAAGAAAATGGTTCATTTCAAATATACAGAGGCGGTGAACCGTACTACATCAACGGGGCCGGAGGGGGCGGGCATCTCGAACTCCTGGCATCTATCGGCGGAAATTCAATTCGAAGATGGAGTACAGGACCGGATACTATGAATCTGTTGGACAAAGCTCACAGTCTTGGAATATCCGTTTGCCTGGGACTGAATATGGGCAAAGAGCGGCACGGTTTTAATTACGACGATAAGAAGGCTGTATCATCCCAATTGACAAGAATGCGCGATGAGGTTTTGAAGTATAAAGACCATCCTGCTGTTCTGATGTGGGGAATTGGCAATGAGCTGGATCTCAACTACACAAATCCTAGTGTGTGGCATGCGGTAAATGACGTTTCAAAAATGATACATAATGAAGATCCGCACCATTTAACCACAACCATGATAGCCGGTATAAATCAGGAGAAAGTAGATCATATTAAAGAGAAATGCAGCGATCTGGACTTGCTGTCCGTCAACACGTACGGAGGCCTGACAGCACTTCCCGAAAATGTAAGAAAGTATGGCTGGGATGAAGCTTATATAGTTACTGAATGGGGGCCAACAGGCCATTGGGAATCTCCCCGCACCGAATGGGACGTTGCTATTGAAGAAACATCTACGGTGAAAGCAGAACTTTATAAGGATCGATACCAAGCTTCAATGGGATCTGACAGTGAAAAGTGCCTGGGATCGTATGTCTTTTTGTGGGGACAAAAACAGGAGAGGACGCATACCTGGTACGGAATGTTTATGGAAAATGGCGACCCGATAGAGGTGGTTGATTCTATGCAGTATAATTGGACCGGAACGTGGCCGGAAAAACGAGCTCCCGGTATTGATGACTATCGGCTTGACGGAAAAACAGCTCTCGATAGCATCTACCTGAAGCCGGGTCAACAGGTTGAAGCAGAGGTGCTTCCATTAATTCGATTTTCAGAAAATGTAAGGATTGAGTGGGAAGTTTTTCATGAAAGCACCGACTTGAAGGATGGCGGTGACCGGGAAGAGAAGCCTCCGAAGGTCCATGGTCGATTGAGTCAAGGAGAAGGGACTACAGTTCGGCTCATTGCTCCGGAAAAAGAGAGCCCATACCGCATCTTTGTTTATTTGAAAGACGAAGAAATTAATCGTGTGGCTACTGCAAATATTCCATTTTACGTGCGCAGTTAA
- a CDS encoding sensor histidine kinase, whose product MMKDTFKAQEEMNNVILDSIGEAVIIIEPGGRIIRNCNAVTEDLFGYKKSELIGRETSILHVSREHYRQFGKESEAVLNRGEVYKGEFQMKRRDGGIIDTYHTISSLHRELGWEEGVVSVIRDISEQKKTERQLQSNLKERSILLGEMHHRVKNNLAIIAGLLYMQIEASVDEKVVESLKTSYCRLQSIAQVHEQLYKKAEMDANISLDSYLNQMAESVDEVIILPDKNITIDIDCGSITIPLLQAVPLGLLLSELLVNAYKHAFEGKEEGHIQIKAGSNQDQLLIEISDDGIGLPKDFSIDSSSIGMGIVQTLAKQLDADFSYSSIPGEGTTFLVSFTLND is encoded by the coding sequence ATGATGAAAGACACCTTCAAAGCTCAGGAAGAGATGAATAATGTTATTCTGGACAGTATTGGTGAGGCCGTTATTATTATTGAGCCGGGTGGGAGAATCATTAGAAATTGTAACGCTGTAACAGAAGATCTGTTTGGCTACAAGAAAAGTGAATTGATTGGCCGGGAAACCTCGATCCTGCATGTAAGCCGTGAACATTACCGTCAATTTGGGAAAGAGAGTGAAGCCGTTCTGAACCGGGGTGAGGTTTATAAAGGTGAATTTCAGATGAAAAGAAGAGACGGGGGCATCATTGATACCTACCATACGATAAGCTCCCTGCATAGAGAACTTGGTTGGGAAGAGGGCGTAGTAAGTGTGATTAGGGATATTTCGGAGCAAAAAAAAACAGAAAGGCAGCTGCAGAGTAATTTGAAAGAGCGCTCCATACTGTTGGGTGAGATGCATCACAGGGTAAAAAATAATTTAGCTATTATAGCCGGATTGCTCTACATGCAGATTGAAGCCTCCGTTGATGAAAAGGTTGTCGAAAGTCTGAAAACGTCCTACTGTCGACTTCAGTCCATTGCTCAGGTTCATGAACAGCTCTATAAAAAGGCTGAAATGGATGCAAATATATCCCTGGATTCTTATCTGAACCAAATGGCAGAAAGTGTTGATGAGGTCATCATACTGCCGGACAAAAATATTACGATCGACATTGATTGTGGAAGTATCACCATTCCCCTGCTACAGGCTGTGCCCCTCGGCTTACTTCTGTCAGAATTGCTGGTCAATGCCTATAAACACGCTTTTGAAGGTAAGGAAGAAGGGCATATTCAAATAAAAGCCGGGTCTAATCAAGATCAGTTGTTGATCGAAATATCCGATGATGGAATAGGATTACCGAAAGACTTTTCAATAGACTCCTCTTCCATCGGAATGGGTATTGTTCAGACGCTTGCAAAACAGCTCGACGCAGATTTTTCATACTCCTCCATACCGGGAGAAGGAACTACCTTTTTAGTATCATTTACCTTAAATGACTAA
- a CDS encoding DUF5615 family PIN-like protein: MKLWIDAQLSPAIAAWINLTFNDIEAKSVRALGLRDATDPEIFEKVKKADAVVMSKDDDFIQLIEQKGTPPKLIWVTCGNTSNAKMREILSTTFLKAKELLESGENIVEISDK; the protein is encoded by the coding sequence ATGAAGCTTTGGATTGATGCACAACTCTCACCTGCTATTGCCGCGTGGATCAACCTTACATTTAATGATATAGAAGCAAAGTCAGTTCGTGCCCTTGGTCTTCGTGATGCAACAGATCCTGAGATTTTTGAAAAGGTAAAGAAAGCAGATGCAGTTGTCATGAGTAAAGATGATGATTTCATCCAGCTTATTGAGCAAAAAGGTACACCACCAAAACTTATCTGGGTTACTTGCGGTAACACTTCGAATGCTAAAATGAGAGAAATTTTGTCGACAACGTTTCTAAAGGCAAAAGAGCTTTTAGAAAGTGGTGAGAATATCGTTGAAATCAGTGATAAATAA
- a CDS encoding DUF433 domain-containing protein: MKDWRKRITTNPDQCGGRPCIRGMRIRVVDVLDLLAAGLSHEQILEELPDLEKDDIEASIKYARGKIDHPVVAA, translated from the coding sequence ATGAAAGACTGGAGAAAACGCATAACGACAAATCCCGATCAATGTGGCGGCAGGCCATGTATCAGGGGCATGAGAATTCGTGTCGTTGACGTATTGGATCTGCTCGCAGCCGGACTCAGTCATGAGCAGATTTTGGAAGAATTGCCTGACCTGGAAAAAGATGATATTGAAGCATCCATCAAGTATGCCCGAGGGAAAATTGATCATCCAGTAGTTGCGGCATGA
- the gap gene encoding type I glyceraldehyde-3-phosphate dehydrogenase: protein MAKVKVGINGFGRIGRLVMRSILKYQSDEIEVVGINDLTDTETLAHLFKYDSVHGKFDGEVHADGNNLVINGSKIGVTAERDPVNLKWGERGAEVIVESTGIFRDDKGAAKHIEAGAKKVIISAPGKGDLQTIVIGVNDHELDKSKTVYSNASCTTNCLAPMVKVLDDAFGVEQGFMTTIHAYTGDQQIVDGPHKDLRRARAAAANIVPTTTGAAAAVGLVLPHLDGKLDGMAVRVPVPDGSLTDFTALVSKDVTEEQVQEAFKKAASSEMKGVLEYSDEPLVSTDIIGNPHSCIFDSLSTKVDGKMVKIVGWYDNEAGYSARTAELVTKIM, encoded by the coding sequence ATGGCTAAAGTAAAAGTTGGAATTAATGGGTTTGGGCGGATCGGCCGACTAGTAATGCGATCCATCCTGAAATATCAGAGTGATGAAATTGAAGTTGTTGGAATAAACGACTTGACGGATACTGAAACACTCGCCCATCTGTTTAAATACGACTCTGTACATGGTAAGTTTGATGGAGAGGTTCATGCTGATGGAAATAACCTGGTTATTAACGGAAGTAAAATTGGAGTTACCGCAGAGCGTGATCCTGTAAACCTAAAATGGGGCGAACGCGGTGCAGAAGTGATTGTGGAATCCACAGGTATTTTCCGTGATGATAAAGGAGCTGCCAAACACATCGAAGCCGGTGCTAAAAAAGTAATTATCTCTGCACCCGGTAAAGGTGATCTTCAAACCATTGTTATCGGTGTGAATGATCATGAACTGGATAAAAGCAAAACCGTCTACTCTAATGCAAGCTGTACCACAAACTGCCTTGCTCCCATGGTGAAAGTGCTTGATGATGCCTTTGGTGTAGAGCAAGGATTTATGACAACCATTCACGCCTACACAGGCGACCAGCAAATTGTTGATGGTCCGCATAAAGATCTTCGCAGGGCTCGTGCTGCTGCTGCCAACATCGTACCTACAACAACGGGTGCTGCCGCCGCTGTTGGATTGGTGCTTCCACATCTCGATGGTAAACTGGACGGTATGGCCGTTCGAGTACCTGTTCCGGACGGATCACTGACAGACTTTACTGCATTGGTAAGTAAAGATGTTACTGAGGAACAAGTTCAGGAAGCTTTCAAGAAAGCTGCAAGTAGTGAAATGAAAGGAGTTCTTGAATATAGTGATGAGCCGCTTGTATCCACGGACATTATTGGAAATCCACATTCCTGCATTTTTGACAGCTTATCTACCAAAGTAGATGGTAAGATGGTGAAAATTGTTGGTTGGTACGACAACGAAGCCGGATACTCTGCACGAACTGCGGAACTGGTTACAAAAATAATGTAG
- a CDS encoding efflux RND transporter periplasmic adaptor subunit, translated as MDNRKLSVLSGILIFIATVALSWYIVSGDEEEDEASQENDGAVVLMMEYAPQTIQSTIRFTGRVVPFDQYDIYAEITGIYEGSDKPFKTGTSFNKGEVLLRMNDDEEQQDLEAARYEFAALISQILPDISIDYSAHYDKWQAYLDELDATDSLQPLPEVDDRQFRMFLNRENVYSRFSSIRRQEVRLQKYTIRAPYDGVVTDHAINPGALVQNGQQLGQFTGVENLEIEASIPASKARYISVGDEVTVQTEGYNSDQYSAVISRKNAVIDPGTQSLKVYMEISGSEFEPGNYLEGEIMGQSFDEAFKVHKDILVRDNELFVVENDRSKLQTVELLASAGDSMIVTGLEPGTKIIDEFRNAAFEDAKVTEREDQ; from the coding sequence ATGGATAACCGAAAACTTTCGGTGCTTTCCGGAATTTTAATTTTTATTGCAACAGTGGCTCTCTCCTGGTACATCGTTTCCGGCGATGAGGAGGAAGATGAGGCTTCTCAGGAAAATGATGGTGCAGTTGTATTAATGATGGAATATGCACCTCAAACCATTCAATCAACCATCCGTTTTACAGGGCGTGTTGTACCTTTTGATCAGTATGATATTTACGCTGAAATAACCGGTATTTATGAAGGAAGCGACAAGCCGTTTAAAACCGGTACATCGTTTAATAAGGGAGAAGTGCTCCTTCGAATGAATGATGATGAAGAACAGCAGGACCTGGAAGCTGCCCGATATGAATTTGCGGCTCTAATCTCTCAAATCCTGCCGGATATAAGCATCGATTATTCTGCACATTACGATAAATGGCAGGCCTATCTGGATGAACTGGATGCAACAGATTCCCTGCAGCCACTGCCGGAAGTGGATGACCGTCAGTTCCGGATGTTTTTGAACCGCGAGAACGTATACAGCCGATTTTCGTCTATACGCAGACAGGAAGTCAGACTTCAGAAATATACCATTCGCGCTCCGTATGATGGAGTTGTAACAGATCATGCCATCAATCCCGGAGCATTGGTACAAAACGGCCAACAGTTGGGTCAATTTACCGGAGTGGAAAATCTTGAAATTGAGGCCTCAATCCCGGCGTCTAAGGCGAGATACATCTCTGTGGGAGATGAAGTGACTGTTCAAACAGAGGGATACAATTCGGATCAGTATAGTGCGGTAATCAGTCGAAAAAACGCTGTGATTGATCCGGGCACTCAGAGCTTGAAAGTGTATATGGAAATTTCAGGATCTGAATTTGAGCCGGGGAATTACCTCGAGGGAGAAATTATGGGGCAGAGCTTTGATGAAGCGTTTAAAGTGCATAAAGATATTCTTGTCCGGGATAATGAACTCTTTGTTGTGGAAAATGACAGGTCAAAACTCCAGACTGTTGAGTTGCTGGCAAGTGCTGGCGACAGTATGATTGTAACCGGACTCGAACCCGGAACAAAGATCATTGATGAGTTTAGAAATGCGGCCTTTGAAGATGCGAAAGTGACGGAACGGGAGGATCAGTAA
- a CDS encoding OsmC family protein, with product MKITIQRLNDDVHMKATNEDGVSLEMDGSDDIGGNNSGFRPMQMLLAAAGGCSTIDIIGILKKKRQNPEDIKIEVTGERIKKGTYTEFSEIHLHYIFKGDLDPKQVEKAIDLSLGKYCSVTKTLEKTATISSSFEIVE from the coding sequence ATGAAAATTACGATTCAGCGCCTGAATGATGACGTTCACATGAAAGCCACTAACGAAGATGGAGTAAGCCTGGAGATGGATGGTTCGGATGACATTGGTGGTAACAACAGTGGCTTCAGGCCCATGCAGATGCTTTTAGCGGCAGCCGGCGGATGTTCAACTATCGACATCATCGGAATCCTGAAAAAGAAGCGCCAGAATCCGGAAGACATTAAAATTGAAGTGACCGGTGAGCGAATCAAGAAAGGAACCTACACGGAGTTCTCTGAAATCCACCTACACTATATTTTTAAGGGAGATCTGGACCCCAAGCAGGTAGAAAAAGCGATTGACCTATCCCTTGGCAAGTACTGCTCTGTAACCAAAACCCTGGAGAAGACGGCAACCATATCGAGCAGCTTCGAGATAGTTGAATAG
- the fmt gene encoding methionyl-tRNA formyltransferase — protein MKSLRIVFMGSPDFAIPSLEAIHNSDHKIIAVVSNPDKRRGRGGKPQPTVVKKKAVELGYPTLDLEDPKSDVFKEKLKELKPDLLVVVAFRILPKDILAIPTIGSINLHASLLPKYRGAAPIHWAIINGEKETGCTVFFLDEKVDTGEIIGRFKTEIGPMETTGDLYNRLKVKGADLLKQCIDQIAEGNDQRMAQNHEDATPAPKLFNENTKIDFSESVENVHNLIRGLNPFPTAWCMYDDKKLNVHRSKPGPMKKTGEPGELVELDEGLFVQCKDGLLQLKELQLPGTKRFSGLDFMNGYDTSVVLK, from the coding sequence ATGAAAAGTTTGCGAATTGTATTTATGGGATCGCCCGATTTTGCGATTCCATCTCTTGAGGCTATTCACAATTCAGATCATAAGATAATTGCTGTAGTTAGCAATCCGGATAAGAGGCGCGGCCGAGGCGGCAAGCCACAGCCAACCGTGGTGAAGAAAAAAGCTGTGGAGCTGGGTTACCCAACCCTTGATCTGGAAGATCCAAAATCGGACGTGTTCAAAGAAAAACTGAAAGAACTGAAACCGGATTTACTGGTTGTCGTTGCCTTCAGAATTCTTCCGAAAGATATTTTGGCGATTCCCACCATCGGTTCTATCAATTTACATGCGTCTCTACTGCCTAAATATCGTGGCGCAGCCCCGATTCACTGGGCAATCATCAACGGAGAAAAAGAGACAGGGTGCACCGTATTCTTTTTGGATGAAAAAGTGGATACCGGTGAAATTATTGGAAGGTTTAAGACAGAAATTGGTCCGATGGAAACCACCGGAGATCTTTACAATCGTTTAAAGGTGAAAGGAGCAGATTTGTTGAAACAGTGCATCGATCAGATTGCTGAAGGGAATGATCAACGAATGGCTCAGAACCATGAGGACGCGACCCCGGCGCCCAAACTATTCAATGAGAACACAAAAATAGATTTCAGCGAATCGGTTGAAAATGTGCACAATCTGATCCGAGGATTGAATCCATTTCCCACCGCCTGGTGCATGTACGATGATAAAAAGTTGAATGTACATCGCTCCAAGCCCGGGCCCATGAAGAAAACGGGAGAACCGGGTGAGCTTGTTGAACTGGACGAGGGACTGTTTGTGCAGTGCAAGGATGGTTTGCTGCAGCTGAAGGAGCTGCAACTTCCCGGAACGAAGAGATTCTCAGGCCTGGATTTTATGAATGGTTACGATACTTCTGTAGTTTTAAAATAG
- a CDS encoding glycoside hydrolase family 13 protein, protein MKKLSTILSILILLFSINTLIAQPVEIDRVEPENWWIGFEESDLQLLIYGEDIQSAIPSVDYPGVTIERVTLVDNPNYQFVTLRIHDKAEPGTVELSFQRDGDTTTIPYELKERSSDTNRNQGFDSTDLIYLLMPDRFANGDPGNDNIEGMLEGVDRSNPNARHGGDIQGIIDNLNYIKDLGMTAVWFTPILENDMPPEYGAYHGYAATDMYRVDRRFGSNEKYLELIDKAHDMDLKVIMDMIHNHVGTEHWFVKDQPTSDWVHDIEEKGTTNFRAATVMDPYASDFDYSAMVQGWFVVDMPDIDQRNELVANYLIQNTLWWIEYSGIDGIRMDTHPYPYKEYMAEWSRRVLEEFPDFNMVGEAWMSNPPSTAYWQTGFPSSDGYESYLPSVTDFPLYDAIAAGLNEDESWDTGIYRLYDVLSQDFLFPDPNLNVIFPGNHDLDRIFSVVGEDYGKFKITLSFVLTTRGIPQLYYGDEILMTGGGPDGLKRKDFPGGWEEDPIDGFTEEGREELVEETGFPVVDAHEFLTRAANWRQNQDVIHSGELTHFIPQNNVYVYFRHNDDKTVMVVLNANEETQELDLARFSELLDGTSSAYDVVSDQTVQIGEVLEVSGMDAMILELE, encoded by the coding sequence ATGAAAAAATTATCGACTATTTTATCTATTCTGATTCTTCTTTTTTCAATAAACACCCTGATTGCTCAGCCGGTAGAGATTGACCGGGTTGAGCCGGAAAACTGGTGGATTGGGTTTGAGGAGTCTGATCTTCAGCTTTTGATCTATGGTGAGGATATTCAATCCGCAATTCCGTCTGTTGATTACCCCGGGGTAACCATTGAGCGTGTAACACTTGTCGACAATCCCAACTATCAGTTTGTGACATTGAGGATTCATGATAAGGCTGAACCGGGAACTGTGGAGTTGTCATTTCAAAGAGACGGAGATACAACAACCATACCTTATGAACTGAAAGAGCGGAGCAGTGATACAAACCGGAATCAGGGTTTCGACTCTACGGACTTGATCTATCTTCTGATGCCCGACCGGTTTGCAAACGGTGATCCCGGAAATGACAACATCGAGGGAATGCTGGAAGGTGTGGACCGATCCAATCCGAATGCACGTCACGGTGGAGACATCCAGGGAATCATCGATAATCTGAATTATATCAAGGATCTGGGAATGACGGCGGTCTGGTTTACTCCGATCCTGGAAAATGATATGCCGCCGGAGTATGGAGCGTATCACGGATATGCGGCAACCGATATGTACCGGGTTGATCGCCGTTTCGGAAGCAATGAAAAATATCTGGAGCTGATTGATAAAGCCCACGATATGGATTTAAAAGTGATTATGGATATGATTCACAACCACGTGGGGACCGAACACTGGTTTGTGAAAGACCAACCCACATCCGACTGGGTGCACGATATTGAAGAGAAAGGGACAACTAATTTCAGAGCCGCAACCGTGATGGATCCCTATGCTTCCGATTTTGACTACAGCGCGATGGTACAGGGTTGGTTTGTGGTGGATATGCCTGATATAGATCAGCGGAATGAATTAGTGGCAAATTACCTGATTCAAAATACACTCTGGTGGATTGAATACTCCGGAATTGACGGAATTCGAATGGACACTCATCCGTATCCCTACAAAGAGTATATGGCTGAGTGGAGCCGGCGCGTTCTGGAAGAGTTTCCCGATTTCAATATGGTGGGTGAAGCGTGGATGTCTAACCCGCCGTCAACCGCGTACTGGCAGACCGGCTTCCCGAGCTCTGACGGTTATGAGAGCTACCTGCCCAGCGTAACCGATTTCCCGCTATACGATGCAATTGCCGCCGGGTTGAATGAAGATGAATCCTGGGATACCGGGATTTACAGGCTGTATGATGTTCTGAGTCAGGATTTTCTGTTCCCTGATCCAAACCTGAATGTGATCTTTCCGGGAAATCACGACCTGGACCGGATTTTCTCGGTGGTAGGTGAAGATTACGGCAAGTTTAAAATTACCCTCAGCTTTGTATTGACCACCCGCGGAATTCCTCAGCTCTACTACGGTGATGAAATTTTGATGACCGGCGGTGGTCCGGACGGGCTGAAGCGGAAAGATTTCCCCGGCGGATGGGAAGAGGATCCGATCGATGGATTTACCGAGGAAGGACGAGAGGAGCTGGTCGAAGAGACAGGATTTCCGGTTGTGGATGCTCATGAGTTTTTAACACGGGCAGCCAACTGGCGCCAGAATCAGGATGTGATACACAGCGGGGAGCTGACCCACTTCATTCCTCAAAACAATGTCTATGTCTATTTCCGACATAATGATGACAAAACCGTGATGGTGGTTCTGAATGCGAACGAAGAGACTCAGGAACTGGATTTAGCCAGATTCTCAGAACTTCTGGATGGTACTTCATCCGCCTATGATGTTGTGAGCGATCAAACCGTTCAGATCGGAGAAGTACTGGAAGTATCCGGAATGGATGCGATGATTCTAGAGCTTGAGTAA